The following proteins are co-located in the Solanum pennellii chromosome 1, SPENNV200 genome:
- the LOC107021382 gene encoding uncharacterized protein LOC107021382: MAFRLRDFTRMNPPMFFGSKVNEDSQDFSDEVYKILYVTGVSSNEKTELDANQLKDVAQTSVPGGRRGNSLSEKPTCTKSGKKHIGECLVRTGNCFACGKNGNKVRDCPVFKDTGRESNKEKARGSSTDASKKNHFYALRSRGEREDSHDVVTICSKCSPLMSMLY; the protein is encoded by the exons atggcttTTCGCTTGAGGGACTTTacaaggatgaaccctccaatgttctttgggtcTAAAGTGAATGAAGACTCCCAAGACTTTtctgatgaggtctacaagatctTATATGTTACGGGAGTGAGTTCTAATGAGAAAACCGAGCTAGACGCaaatcaactcaaagatgttgCTCAAACATCG gttCCAGGGGGAAGACGTGGAAATTCACTAAGTGAGAAACCTACTTGTACCAAATCTGGTAAAAAGCATATAGGTGAATGCTTAGTGAGAACGGGTAATTGCTTCGCCTGTGGAAAGAATGGCAATAAAGTGAGAGATTGTCCCGTGTTTAAGGATACGGGGAGGGAGAGTAATAAAGAAAAAGCAAGAGGTTCTAGTACCGATGCTTCTAAGAAGaatcacttctatgctctccgctctaggggtgaacgAGAGGATTCTCACGATGTCGTCACAATATGTTCCAAATGTTCTCCATTAATGTCTATGCTTTACTAG